The following proteins come from a genomic window of Sorex araneus isolate mSorAra2 chromosome 1, mSorAra2.pri, whole genome shotgun sequence:
- the RAPGEF1 gene encoding rap guanine nucleotide exchange factor 1 isoform X13, with product MGNAAEAQTPARQSPGSPWRQDSQRSHLSSFTMKLMDKFHSPKIKRTPSKKGKPAEVSVKIPDKPVNKEAAARPLPERCAPPLDLEPQAVEFMSASDQRQKNQSWLGEKEKEVVSALRYFKTIVDKMAIDKKVLEMLPGSASKVLEAILPLVQTDPRIQHSSALSSCYSRVYQSLANLIRWSDQVMLEGVDSDDKDMVTSVKGVIKAVLDGVKELVKLTIEKQGHPSPTSPAKPSPPACRSEGQPELPLTDREMEILNKTASLSPPPELLPDAVDGEAAPPKPPLPGIRVVDNSPPPALPPKKRQSAPSPTRVAVVAPMSRATSGSSLPAGINRQDFDVDCYAQRRLSGGSHSYGGESPRLSPCSSMGKLSKSDEQLSSLDRDSGQGSRNTSCETLDHYDPDYEFLQQDLSDADQLPPQAACGLSPLPESSGEAGPPCPGPRVPLPPDLPPALPQKKRRSAASQTSEGSGGRAACERHPSQYDNVPEAELHSPGAFPPFAAVAPFQQGAAPSPAEFVGDFTVLEPTGDPEKPPPLPEKKNKHMLAYMQLLEDYSEPQPSVFYQTPQSEHVYQQKNRHLMEVYGFNDSFSGDGPQELAPPPALPPKQRQLESPAARDGHPRGPASAGGAAGTEGRDGGERLPSSPDAGESAQSEEEVDELSLIDHSEIMARLTLKQEGDDGPDVRGGSGDILLVHATETDRKDLVLYCEAFLTTYRTFITPEELIKKLQYRYEKFSAFADTFKKRVSKNTFFVLVRVVDELCLVELTEEILRLLMELVFRLVCSGELSLARVLRRNILDKVEQRRRLRCGHSDQPLAARGVAARPGTLHDFHSHEIAEQLTLLDAELFYKIEIPEVLLWAKEQNEEKSPNLTQFTEHFNNMSYWVRSIIMLQEKAQDRERLLLKFIKIMKHLRKLNNFNSYLAILSALDSAPIRRLEWQKQTSEGLAEYCTLIDSSSSFRAYRAALSEVEPPCIPYLGLILQDLTFVHLGNPDYIDGKVNFSKRWQQFNILDSMRCFQQAHYDIRRNDDVISFFNDFSDHLAEEALWELSLKIKPRNIARRKTDREEKT from the exons ACTCCCAGCGTTCCCACCTCTCGTCCTTCACCATGAAGCTCATGGACAAGTTCCACTCGCCCAAGATCAAGCGGACGCCGTCCAAGAAGGGGAAGCCCGCCGAGGTGTCGGTGAAGATCCCCGACAAGCCGGTAAACAAA GAGGCGGCAGCCAGACCCCTCCCCGAGCGCTGCGCCCCCCCCCTGGACCTGGAGCCGCAGGCAGTAGAGTTTATGTCCGCCAGTGATCAGAGGCAGAAG AACCAGAGCTggctgggagagaaggagaaggaggtggtCAGTGCCTTGCGCTACTTTAAGACCATCGTGGACAAGATGGCCATCGACAAGAAGGTCCTGGAGATGCTGCCCGGCTCGGCCAGCAAGGTGCTGGAGGCCATCCTGCCCCTGGTGCAGACTGACCCCCGCATCCAGCACAG CTCGGCCCTGTCCTCCTGCTACAGCCGCGTGTACCAGAGCCTCGCCAACCTCATCCGCTGGTCCGACCAGGTCATGCTGGAGGGCGTGGACTCGGACGACAAGGACATGGTGACCAGCGTGAAGGGGGTCATCAAGGCAGTGCTGGACGGAGTGAAG GAGCTGGTCAAGCTGACCATCGAGAAGCAGGGGCACCCGTCCCCCACCAGCCCGGCGAAGCCCAGCCCCCCGGCCTGCAGGTCTGAAGG CCAGCCCGAGCTGCCGCTGACTGACCGGGAGATGGAGATCCTGAACAAGACGGCCAGCCTGTCCCCGCCCCCCGAGCTGCTCCCCGACGCCGTGGACGGGGAGGCCgcgccccccaagccccccttACCCGGCATCCGCGTGGTGGATAACAG ccccccgcccgcaCTGCCGCCCAAGAAGCGCCAGTCGGCCCCGTCCCCAACACGCGTGGCCGTCGTGGCCCCCATGAGCCGGGCCACCAGCGGCTCCAGTTTGCCGGCCGGCATCAACAGGCAG GACTTCGACGTGGACTGCTACGCGCAGCGGCGGCTGTCGGGCGGCAGCCACTCGTACGGGGGCGAGTCCCCGCGCCTCTCCCCCTGCAGCAGCATGGGCAAGCTCAGCAAGTCGGACGAGCAGCTGTCCTCGCTGGAccgggacagcgggcagggctcccGGAACACCAGCTGTGAGACGCTCG atCACTACGACCCCGACTACGAGTTCCTGCAGCAGGACCTCTCCGACGCCGACCAGCTGCCCCCGCAGGCGGCCTGCGGCCTCAGCCCGCTGCCCGAGTCCTCGGGGGAGGCCGGcccgccctgccccgggccccgcgTCCCGCTGCCCCCCGacctgcccccggccctgccccagaAGAAGCGCCGGAGCGCGGCCTCGCAGACGTCGGAGGGCTCGGGGGGCCGCGCGGCCTGCGAGCGCCACCCGTCCCAGTACGACAACGTCCCCGAGGCCGAGCTGCACAGCCCCGGCGCCTTCCCGCCCTTCGCCGCCGTGGCCCCCTTCCAGCAGGgcgcggcccccagccccgccgagTTCGTGGGCGACTTCACGGTGCTGGAGCCCACGGGCGACCCCGAGAAGCCGCCGCCCCTCCCGGAGAAGAAGAACAAGCACA TGCTCGCCTACATGCAGCTGCTGGAGGACTACTCGGAGCCGCAGCCGTCCGTGTTCTACCAGACGCCGCAGAGCGAGCACgtgtaccagcagaagaaccggCACCTCATGGAGGTCTATGGCTTCAACGACTCCTTCAGCGGCGACGGCCCCCAGGagctggccccgccccccgccctgccccccaagcAGCGGCAGCTG GAGTCCCCAGCTGCGAGGGACGGACACCCCCGAGGGCCCGCGTCGGCTGGCGGTGCGGCCGGGACGGAAGGCAGAGACGGCGGGGAGAG GCTGCCTTCGTCCCCGGACGCCGGGGAGTCCGCGCAGTCGGAGGAGGAGGTGGACGAGCTGTCCCTCATCGACCACAGCGAGATCATGGCCAGGCTGACGCTCAAGCAGGAG GGTGACGACGGGCCGGACGTGCGAGGGGGCTCGGGGGACATCCTGCTGGTGCACGCTACCGAGACGGACAGGAAAG ACCTGGTGCTGTACTGCGAGGCCTTCCTGACCACCTACAGAACCTTCATTACCCCCGAGGAGCTCATCAAGAAGCTGCAGTATCG CTACGAGAAATTCTCGGCTTTCGCCGACACCTTCAAGAAGCGCGTGAGCAAGAACACCTTCTTCGTGCTGGTGCGGGTGGTGGACGAGCTCTG CCTCGTGGAGCTGACGGAGGAGATCCTGCGGCTGCTGATGGAGCTGGTCTTCCGCCTGGTGTGCAGCGGCGAGCTCAGCCTGGCCCGCGTGCTCCGCCGGAACATCCTGGACAAGGTGGAGCAGAGGCGGCGGCTGCGCTGCGGCCACTCCGACCAGCCGCTGGCGGCCAGGGGCGTGGCGGCCAG GCCGGGGACCCTGCACGACTTCCACAGCCACGAGATCGCCGAGCAGCTCACCCTGCTGGACGCCGAGCTCTTCTACAAGATCGAG ATCCCCGAGGTCCTGCTGTGGGCGAAGGAGCAGAATGAGGAGAAGAGCCCCAACCTCACGCAGTTCACGGAGCACTTCAACAACATGTCCTACTG GGTCCGCTCCATCATCATGCTGCAGGAGAAGGCCCAGGACCGGGAGCGGCTGCTGCTCAAGTTCATCAAGATCATGAAG CACTTACGGAAGCTGAACAACTTCAACTCGTACCTGGCCATCCTCTCGGCGCTGGACTCGGCGCCCATCCGCAGGCTGGAGTGGCAGAAGCAGACGTCGGAG ggcctggCCGAGTACTGCACGCTGATCGACAGCTCGTCGTCCTTCCGCGCCTACCGGGCCGCCCTGTCCGAGGTGGAGCCGCCCTGCATCCCTTACCT GGGCCTCATCCTGCAGGACCTGACCTTCGTGCACCTGGGCAACCCCGACTACATCGACGGCAAAGTGAACTTCTCCAAGCGCTGGCAGCAGTTCAACATCCTGGACAGCATGCGCTGCTTCCAGCAGGC gcaCTACGACATCCGGAGGAACGACGACGTCATCAGCTTCTTCAACGACTTCAGCGACCACCTGGCGGAGGAGGCGCTGTGGGAGCTGTCGCTGAAGATCAAGCCCCGGAACATCGCCCGCAGGAAGACAGACCGCGAGGAGAAGACCTAG
- the RAPGEF1 gene encoding rap guanine nucleotide exchange factor 1 isoform X2 yields the protein MGNAAEAQTPARQSPGSPWRQDSQRSHLSSFTMKLMDKFHSPKIKRTPSKKGKPAEVSVKIPDKPVNKEAAARPLPERCAPPLDLEPQAVEFMSASDQRQKNQSWLGEKEKEVVSALRYFKTIVDKMAIDKKVLEMLPGSASKVLEAILPLVQTDPRIQHSSALSSCYSRVYQSLANLIRWSDQVMLEGVDSDDKDMVTSVKGVIKAVLDGVKELVKLTIEKQGHPSPTSPAKPSPPACRSEGQPELPLTDREMEILNKTASLSPPPELLPDAVDGEAAPPKPPLPGIRVVDNSPPPALPPKKRQSAPSPTRVAVVAPMSRATSGSSLPAGINRQDFDVDCYAQRRLSGGSHSYGGESPRLSPCSSMGKLSKSDEQLSSLDRDSGQGSRNTSCETLDHYDPDYEFLQQDLSDADQLPPQAACGLSPLPESSGEAGPPCPGPRVPLPPDLPPALPQKKRRSAASQTSEGSGGRAACERHPSQYDNVPEAELHSPGAFPPFAAVAPFQQGAAPSPAEFVGDFTVLEPTGDPEKPPPLPEKKNKHMLAYMQLLEDYSEPQPSVFYQTPQSEHVYQQKNRHLMEVYGFNDSFSGDGPQELAPPPALPPKQRQLQASYAASSFSSVSYTTVAFSPEDGSAAPGLSASVSNSFLSRHGALAVPSHKSVLRSYSQGFVPPRRAPGQPCLPHASSSSPHFPAVLPSRSSDLAGPAAGLPASTADGPLSASQESTVRGNAVCLPSETSLSAAPPTPPESPAARDGHPRGPASAGGAAGTEGRDGGERLPSSPDAGESAQSEEEVDELSLIDHSEIMARLTLKQEGDDGPDVRGGSGDILLVHATETDRKDLVLYCEAFLTTYRTFITPEELIKKLQYRYEKFSAFADTFKKRVSKNTFFVLVRVVDELCLVELTEEILRLLMELVFRLVCSGELSLARVLRRNILDKVEQRRRLRCGHSDQPLAARGVAARPGTLHDFHSHEIAEQLTLLDAELFYKIEIPEVLLWAKEQNEEKSPNLTQFTEHFNNMSYWVRSIIMLQEKAQDRERLLLKFIKIMKHLRKLNNFNSYLAILSALDSAPIRRLEWQKQTSEGLAEYCTLIDSSSSFRAYRAALSEVEPPCIPYLGLILQDLTFVHLGNPDYIDGKVNFSKRWQQFNILDSMRCFQQAHYDIRRNDDVISFFNDFSDHLAEEALWELSLKIKPRNIARRKTDREEKT from the exons ACTCCCAGCGTTCCCACCTCTCGTCCTTCACCATGAAGCTCATGGACAAGTTCCACTCGCCCAAGATCAAGCGGACGCCGTCCAAGAAGGGGAAGCCCGCCGAGGTGTCGGTGAAGATCCCCGACAAGCCGGTAAACAAA GAGGCGGCAGCCAGACCCCTCCCCGAGCGCTGCGCCCCCCCCCTGGACCTGGAGCCGCAGGCAGTAGAGTTTATGTCCGCCAGTGATCAGAGGCAGAAG AACCAGAGCTggctgggagagaaggagaaggaggtggtCAGTGCCTTGCGCTACTTTAAGACCATCGTGGACAAGATGGCCATCGACAAGAAGGTCCTGGAGATGCTGCCCGGCTCGGCCAGCAAGGTGCTGGAGGCCATCCTGCCCCTGGTGCAGACTGACCCCCGCATCCAGCACAG CTCGGCCCTGTCCTCCTGCTACAGCCGCGTGTACCAGAGCCTCGCCAACCTCATCCGCTGGTCCGACCAGGTCATGCTGGAGGGCGTGGACTCGGACGACAAGGACATGGTGACCAGCGTGAAGGGGGTCATCAAGGCAGTGCTGGACGGAGTGAAG GAGCTGGTCAAGCTGACCATCGAGAAGCAGGGGCACCCGTCCCCCACCAGCCCGGCGAAGCCCAGCCCCCCGGCCTGCAGGTCTGAAGG CCAGCCCGAGCTGCCGCTGACTGACCGGGAGATGGAGATCCTGAACAAGACGGCCAGCCTGTCCCCGCCCCCCGAGCTGCTCCCCGACGCCGTGGACGGGGAGGCCgcgccccccaagccccccttACCCGGCATCCGCGTGGTGGATAACAG ccccccgcccgcaCTGCCGCCCAAGAAGCGCCAGTCGGCCCCGTCCCCAACACGCGTGGCCGTCGTGGCCCCCATGAGCCGGGCCACCAGCGGCTCCAGTTTGCCGGCCGGCATCAACAGGCAG GACTTCGACGTGGACTGCTACGCGCAGCGGCGGCTGTCGGGCGGCAGCCACTCGTACGGGGGCGAGTCCCCGCGCCTCTCCCCCTGCAGCAGCATGGGCAAGCTCAGCAAGTCGGACGAGCAGCTGTCCTCGCTGGAccgggacagcgggcagggctcccGGAACACCAGCTGTGAGACGCTCG atCACTACGACCCCGACTACGAGTTCCTGCAGCAGGACCTCTCCGACGCCGACCAGCTGCCCCCGCAGGCGGCCTGCGGCCTCAGCCCGCTGCCCGAGTCCTCGGGGGAGGCCGGcccgccctgccccgggccccgcgTCCCGCTGCCCCCCGacctgcccccggccctgccccagaAGAAGCGCCGGAGCGCGGCCTCGCAGACGTCGGAGGGCTCGGGGGGCCGCGCGGCCTGCGAGCGCCACCCGTCCCAGTACGACAACGTCCCCGAGGCCGAGCTGCACAGCCCCGGCGCCTTCCCGCCCTTCGCCGCCGTGGCCCCCTTCCAGCAGGgcgcggcccccagccccgccgagTTCGTGGGCGACTTCACGGTGCTGGAGCCCACGGGCGACCCCGAGAAGCCGCCGCCCCTCCCGGAGAAGAAGAACAAGCACA TGCTCGCCTACATGCAGCTGCTGGAGGACTACTCGGAGCCGCAGCCGTCCGTGTTCTACCAGACGCCGCAGAGCGAGCACgtgtaccagcagaagaaccggCACCTCATGGAGGTCTATGGCTTCAACGACTCCTTCAGCGGCGACGGCCCCCAGGagctggccccgccccccgccctgccccccaagcAGCGGCAGCTG CAGGCCTCCTATgctgcctcttccttctcctctgtcTCCTACACAACAGTGGCCTTCAGCCCCGAGGACGGCAGTGCCGCTCCGGGCCTCAGTGCGTCCGTCTCTAACTCCTTTCTCAGCCGGCATGGCGCCCTGGCCGTGCCCTCG CACAAGTCCGTGCTCAGGTCCTACTCGCAGGGCTTCGTGCCGCCCCGCCGGGCGCCCGGGCAGCCCTGCCTGCCgcacgcctcctcctcctctccgcaCTTCCCCGCTGTCCTCCCGTCTCGCAGCTCTGACCTGGCGGGGCCCGCGGCCGGCCTGCCCGCCAGCACCGCCGACGGGCCCCTCTCGGCTTCTCAGGAGAGCACCGTTCGCGGGAACGCTGTCTGCCTCCCCTCCGAAACCTCTCTCTCTGCCGCGCCCCCGACGCCTCCG GAGTCCCCAGCTGCGAGGGACGGACACCCCCGAGGGCCCGCGTCGGCTGGCGGTGCGGCCGGGACGGAAGGCAGAGACGGCGGGGAGAG GCTGCCTTCGTCCCCGGACGCCGGGGAGTCCGCGCAGTCGGAGGAGGAGGTGGACGAGCTGTCCCTCATCGACCACAGCGAGATCATGGCCAGGCTGACGCTCAAGCAGGAG GGTGACGACGGGCCGGACGTGCGAGGGGGCTCGGGGGACATCCTGCTGGTGCACGCTACCGAGACGGACAGGAAAG ACCTGGTGCTGTACTGCGAGGCCTTCCTGACCACCTACAGAACCTTCATTACCCCCGAGGAGCTCATCAAGAAGCTGCAGTATCG CTACGAGAAATTCTCGGCTTTCGCCGACACCTTCAAGAAGCGCGTGAGCAAGAACACCTTCTTCGTGCTGGTGCGGGTGGTGGACGAGCTCTG CCTCGTGGAGCTGACGGAGGAGATCCTGCGGCTGCTGATGGAGCTGGTCTTCCGCCTGGTGTGCAGCGGCGAGCTCAGCCTGGCCCGCGTGCTCCGCCGGAACATCCTGGACAAGGTGGAGCAGAGGCGGCGGCTGCGCTGCGGCCACTCCGACCAGCCGCTGGCGGCCAGGGGCGTGGCGGCCAG GCCGGGGACCCTGCACGACTTCCACAGCCACGAGATCGCCGAGCAGCTCACCCTGCTGGACGCCGAGCTCTTCTACAAGATCGAG ATCCCCGAGGTCCTGCTGTGGGCGAAGGAGCAGAATGAGGAGAAGAGCCCCAACCTCACGCAGTTCACGGAGCACTTCAACAACATGTCCTACTG GGTCCGCTCCATCATCATGCTGCAGGAGAAGGCCCAGGACCGGGAGCGGCTGCTGCTCAAGTTCATCAAGATCATGAAG CACTTACGGAAGCTGAACAACTTCAACTCGTACCTGGCCATCCTCTCGGCGCTGGACTCGGCGCCCATCCGCAGGCTGGAGTGGCAGAAGCAGACGTCGGAG ggcctggCCGAGTACTGCACGCTGATCGACAGCTCGTCGTCCTTCCGCGCCTACCGGGCCGCCCTGTCCGAGGTGGAGCCGCCCTGCATCCCTTACCT GGGCCTCATCCTGCAGGACCTGACCTTCGTGCACCTGGGCAACCCCGACTACATCGACGGCAAAGTGAACTTCTCCAAGCGCTGGCAGCAGTTCAACATCCTGGACAGCATGCGCTGCTTCCAGCAGGC gcaCTACGACATCCGGAGGAACGACGACGTCATCAGCTTCTTCAACGACTTCAGCGACCACCTGGCGGAGGAGGCGCTGTGGGAGCTGTCGCTGAAGATCAAGCCCCGGAACATCGCCCGCAGGAAGACAGACCGCGAGGAGAAGACCTAG
- the RAPGEF1 gene encoding rap guanine nucleotide exchange factor 1 isoform X4 yields the protein MGNAAEAQTPARQSPGSPWRQDSQRSHLSSFTMKLMDKFHSPKIKRTPSKKGKPAEVSVKIPDKPVNKEAAARPLPERCAPPLDLEPQAVEFMSASDQRQKNQSWLGEKEKEVVSALRYFKTIVDKMAIDKKVLEMLPGSASKVLEAILPLVQTDPRIQHSSALSSCYSRVYQSLANLIRWSDQVMLEGVDSDDKDMVTSVKGVIKAVLDGVKELVKLTIEKQGHPSPTSPAKPSPPACRSEGQPELPLTDREMEILNKTASLSPPPELLPDAVDGEAAPPKPPLPGIRVVDNSPPPALPPKKRQSAPSPTRVAVVAPMSRATSGSSLPAGINRQDFDVDCYAQRRLSGGSHSYGGESPRLSPCSSMGKLSKSDEQLSSLDRDSGQGSRNTSCETLDHYDPDYEFLQQDLSDADQLPPQAACGLSPLPESSGEAGPPCPGPRVPLPPDLPPALPQKKRRSAASQTSEGSGGRAACERHPSQYDNVPEAELHSPGAFPPFAAVAPFQQGAAPSPAEFVGDFTVLEPTGDPEKPPPLPEKKNKHMLAYMQLLEDYSEPQPSVFYQTPQSEHVYQQKNRHLMEVYGFNDSFSGDGPQELAPPPALPPKQRQLASYAASSFSSVSYTTVAFSPEDGSAAPGLSASVSNSFLSRHGALAVPSHKSVLRSYSQGFVPPRRAPGQPCLPHASSSSPHFPAVLPSRSSDLAGPAAGLPASTADGPLSASQESTVRGNAVCLPSETSLSAAPPTPPESPAARDGHPRGPASAGGAAGTEGRDGGERLPSSPDAGESAQSEEEVDELSLIDHSEIMARLTLKQEGDDGPDVRGGSGDILLVHATETDRKDLVLYCEAFLTTYRTFITPEELIKKLQYRYEKFSAFADTFKKRVSKNTFFVLVRVVDELCLVELTEEILRLLMELVFRLVCSGELSLARVLRRNILDKVEQRRRLRCGHSDQPLAARGVAARPGTLHDFHSHEIAEQLTLLDAELFYKIEIPEVLLWAKEQNEEKSPNLTQFTEHFNNMSYWVRSIIMLQEKAQDRERLLLKFIKIMKHLRKLNNFNSYLAILSALDSAPIRRLEWQKQTSEGLAEYCTLIDSSSSFRAYRAALSEVEPPCIPYLGLILQDLTFVHLGNPDYIDGKVNFSKRWQQFNILDSMRCFQQAHYDIRRNDDVISFFNDFSDHLAEEALWELSLKIKPRNIARRKTDREEKT from the exons ACTCCCAGCGTTCCCACCTCTCGTCCTTCACCATGAAGCTCATGGACAAGTTCCACTCGCCCAAGATCAAGCGGACGCCGTCCAAGAAGGGGAAGCCCGCCGAGGTGTCGGTGAAGATCCCCGACAAGCCGGTAAACAAA GAGGCGGCAGCCAGACCCCTCCCCGAGCGCTGCGCCCCCCCCCTGGACCTGGAGCCGCAGGCAGTAGAGTTTATGTCCGCCAGTGATCAGAGGCAGAAG AACCAGAGCTggctgggagagaaggagaaggaggtggtCAGTGCCTTGCGCTACTTTAAGACCATCGTGGACAAGATGGCCATCGACAAGAAGGTCCTGGAGATGCTGCCCGGCTCGGCCAGCAAGGTGCTGGAGGCCATCCTGCCCCTGGTGCAGACTGACCCCCGCATCCAGCACAG CTCGGCCCTGTCCTCCTGCTACAGCCGCGTGTACCAGAGCCTCGCCAACCTCATCCGCTGGTCCGACCAGGTCATGCTGGAGGGCGTGGACTCGGACGACAAGGACATGGTGACCAGCGTGAAGGGGGTCATCAAGGCAGTGCTGGACGGAGTGAAG GAGCTGGTCAAGCTGACCATCGAGAAGCAGGGGCACCCGTCCCCCACCAGCCCGGCGAAGCCCAGCCCCCCGGCCTGCAGGTCTGAAGG CCAGCCCGAGCTGCCGCTGACTGACCGGGAGATGGAGATCCTGAACAAGACGGCCAGCCTGTCCCCGCCCCCCGAGCTGCTCCCCGACGCCGTGGACGGGGAGGCCgcgccccccaagccccccttACCCGGCATCCGCGTGGTGGATAACAG ccccccgcccgcaCTGCCGCCCAAGAAGCGCCAGTCGGCCCCGTCCCCAACACGCGTGGCCGTCGTGGCCCCCATGAGCCGGGCCACCAGCGGCTCCAGTTTGCCGGCCGGCATCAACAGGCAG GACTTCGACGTGGACTGCTACGCGCAGCGGCGGCTGTCGGGCGGCAGCCACTCGTACGGGGGCGAGTCCCCGCGCCTCTCCCCCTGCAGCAGCATGGGCAAGCTCAGCAAGTCGGACGAGCAGCTGTCCTCGCTGGAccgggacagcgggcagggctcccGGAACACCAGCTGTGAGACGCTCG atCACTACGACCCCGACTACGAGTTCCTGCAGCAGGACCTCTCCGACGCCGACCAGCTGCCCCCGCAGGCGGCCTGCGGCCTCAGCCCGCTGCCCGAGTCCTCGGGGGAGGCCGGcccgccctgccccgggccccgcgTCCCGCTGCCCCCCGacctgcccccggccctgccccagaAGAAGCGCCGGAGCGCGGCCTCGCAGACGTCGGAGGGCTCGGGGGGCCGCGCGGCCTGCGAGCGCCACCCGTCCCAGTACGACAACGTCCCCGAGGCCGAGCTGCACAGCCCCGGCGCCTTCCCGCCCTTCGCCGCCGTGGCCCCCTTCCAGCAGGgcgcggcccccagccccgccgagTTCGTGGGCGACTTCACGGTGCTGGAGCCCACGGGCGACCCCGAGAAGCCGCCGCCCCTCCCGGAGAAGAAGAACAAGCACA TGCTCGCCTACATGCAGCTGCTGGAGGACTACTCGGAGCCGCAGCCGTCCGTGTTCTACCAGACGCCGCAGAGCGAGCACgtgtaccagcagaagaaccggCACCTCATGGAGGTCTATGGCTTCAACGACTCCTTCAGCGGCGACGGCCCCCAGGagctggccccgccccccgccctgccccccaagcAGCGGCAGCTG GCCTCCTATgctgcctcttccttctcctctgtcTCCTACACAACAGTGGCCTTCAGCCCCGAGGACGGCAGTGCCGCTCCGGGCCTCAGTGCGTCCGTCTCTAACTCCTTTCTCAGCCGGCATGGCGCCCTGGCCGTGCCCTCG CACAAGTCCGTGCTCAGGTCCTACTCGCAGGGCTTCGTGCCGCCCCGCCGGGCGCCCGGGCAGCCCTGCCTGCCgcacgcctcctcctcctctccgcaCTTCCCCGCTGTCCTCCCGTCTCGCAGCTCTGACCTGGCGGGGCCCGCGGCCGGCCTGCCCGCCAGCACCGCCGACGGGCCCCTCTCGGCTTCTCAGGAGAGCACCGTTCGCGGGAACGCTGTCTGCCTCCCCTCCGAAACCTCTCTCTCTGCCGCGCCCCCGACGCCTCCG GAGTCCCCAGCTGCGAGGGACGGACACCCCCGAGGGCCCGCGTCGGCTGGCGGTGCGGCCGGGACGGAAGGCAGAGACGGCGGGGAGAG GCTGCCTTCGTCCCCGGACGCCGGGGAGTCCGCGCAGTCGGAGGAGGAGGTGGACGAGCTGTCCCTCATCGACCACAGCGAGATCATGGCCAGGCTGACGCTCAAGCAGGAG GGTGACGACGGGCCGGACGTGCGAGGGGGCTCGGGGGACATCCTGCTGGTGCACGCTACCGAGACGGACAGGAAAG ACCTGGTGCTGTACTGCGAGGCCTTCCTGACCACCTACAGAACCTTCATTACCCCCGAGGAGCTCATCAAGAAGCTGCAGTATCG CTACGAGAAATTCTCGGCTTTCGCCGACACCTTCAAGAAGCGCGTGAGCAAGAACACCTTCTTCGTGCTGGTGCGGGTGGTGGACGAGCTCTG CCTCGTGGAGCTGACGGAGGAGATCCTGCGGCTGCTGATGGAGCTGGTCTTCCGCCTGGTGTGCAGCGGCGAGCTCAGCCTGGCCCGCGTGCTCCGCCGGAACATCCTGGACAAGGTGGAGCAGAGGCGGCGGCTGCGCTGCGGCCACTCCGACCAGCCGCTGGCGGCCAGGGGCGTGGCGGCCAG GCCGGGGACCCTGCACGACTTCCACAGCCACGAGATCGCCGAGCAGCTCACCCTGCTGGACGCCGAGCTCTTCTACAAGATCGAG ATCCCCGAGGTCCTGCTGTGGGCGAAGGAGCAGAATGAGGAGAAGAGCCCCAACCTCACGCAGTTCACGGAGCACTTCAACAACATGTCCTACTG GGTCCGCTCCATCATCATGCTGCAGGAGAAGGCCCAGGACCGGGAGCGGCTGCTGCTCAAGTTCATCAAGATCATGAAG CACTTACGGAAGCTGAACAACTTCAACTCGTACCTGGCCATCCTCTCGGCGCTGGACTCGGCGCCCATCCGCAGGCTGGAGTGGCAGAAGCAGACGTCGGAG ggcctggCCGAGTACTGCACGCTGATCGACAGCTCGTCGTCCTTCCGCGCCTACCGGGCCGCCCTGTCCGAGGTGGAGCCGCCCTGCATCCCTTACCT GGGCCTCATCCTGCAGGACCTGACCTTCGTGCACCTGGGCAACCCCGACTACATCGACGGCAAAGTGAACTTCTCCAAGCGCTGGCAGCAGTTCAACATCCTGGACAGCATGCGCTGCTTCCAGCAGGC gcaCTACGACATCCGGAGGAACGACGACGTCATCAGCTTCTTCAACGACTTCAGCGACCACCTGGCGGAGGAGGCGCTGTGGGAGCTGTCGCTGAAGATCAAGCCCCGGAACATCGCCCGCAGGAAGACAGACCGCGAGGAGAAGACCTAG